In the Topomyia yanbarensis strain Yona2022 chromosome 3, ASM3024719v1, whole genome shotgun sequence genome, one interval contains:
- the LOC131692142 gene encoding uncharacterized protein LOC131692142 — MMMIKKNIRQIYAISSGLLTLIPSGIFLAVGLFNPELHRHSWTFDHEEHTILLTILLFHIGAIAGAAITVLLLPTYYKQHIARFYYYAYIGAGVLLAARFYDLWSILIARIIGGMAFGSVYLTIVIHAGEIAADDFRTTVVAFVSIFLMIGYLMHATINSLIMHDDAMEPTQIYGIVAILAGVFSGLSATFLTRESPFFLLKREGEASAADSIAKLRQEPIDSTVVFAELVEVKITVRNDPEEHGSIHKERNLRPLILLIVCAVVKALCFNLILNLLQLYVVDEVNFWWNIEEYNIAPVLLILIRLAIAVLWIRTEDKLPKKLLFTLTSFFSGAILVGTGVCYLTESELSARTTVPLFCVYQLVSASGTSFIGDVFCSEAFSPKKKILSVAVVQSVEQLVHIVVLSVAFSPKFSLHRGIFGEILLVAGVPVLVGSIVLQLLLPETKNMSLRMARAEFEQKEKISSRRAKWCVKTCTI, encoded by the exons ATGATGATGATTAAGAAAAATATTCGTCAGATTTACGCTATATCATCAG GTCTGTTAACATTGATCCCGTCTGGAATATTCCTCGCCGTTGGATTATTCAACCCTGAGCTGCATCGACATTCGTGGACGTTTGACCACGAGGAGCACACGATACTGTTAACTATTCTCTTGTTCCACATCGGAGCGATTGCCGGAGCAGCTATCACCGTATTGCTTCTTCCCACCTACTACAAACAACACATTGCG CGCTTCTACTACTACGCCTACATCGGAGCCGGTGTTCTCCTGGCAGCCCGTTTCTACGATCTCTGGTCAATTCTGATCGCGAGAATCATCGGTGGAATGGCGTTCGGGTCCGTCTATCTGACCATCGTTATTCACGCGGGAGAGATCGCTGCCGATGACTTTCGCACGACGGTAGTTGCCTTCGTCAGCATATTCCTTATGATCGGATACCTCATGCATGCTACGATCAATTCGCTGATCATGCACGACGATGCAATGGAACCGACCCAGATCTACGGAATCGTTGCGATTCTAGCAGGTGTGTTCAGTGGCCTTTCGGCCACCTTTCTTACGCGAGAGTCGCCGTTTTTCCTGCTGAAACGAGAGGGAGAAGCATCTGCGGCGGACAGCATTGCCAAGCTGCGGCAAGAGCCGATCGATTCTACGGTAGTGTTTGCTGAACTAGTCGAGGTTAAGATAACGGTTCGGAATGATCCAGAGGAGCATGGCAGTATCCACAAGGAAAGGAATCTAAGACCGTTGATCCTGTTGATTGTTTGCGCTGTTGTGAAAGCATTGTGCTTCAATCTGATTCTTAACCTTCTCCAACTTTACGTCGTTGATGAAGTAAACTTCTGGTGGAACATCGAAGAGTACAACATAGCACCTGTGTTACTAATACTGATTCGGTTAGCCATAGCAGTTCTTTGGATCCGAACTGAAGATAAACTTCCCAAGAAGCTACTGTTTACACTGACAAGCTTCTTCAGCGGAGCGATTCTGGTAGGGACCGGAGTATGCTACCTAACCGAGAGTGAACTGTCAGCCAGGACAACAGTTCCCCTGTTTTGTGTCTATCAGTTGGTGTCCGCAAGCGGAACTTCCTTCATAGGGGATGTCTTCTGCTCGGAAGCATTTTCACCGAAGAAGAAGATACTCTCGGTTGCTGTTGTACAGTCGGTTGAGCAATTGGTTCACATCGTCGTTCTGTCGGTGGCATTTTCACCCAAATTTTCCCTACATCGGGGAATATTTGGGGAGATATTACTGGTAGCCGGAGTACCTGTTCTGGTGGGTAGCATCGTGCTGCAGTTGCTGCTACCGGAGACGAAGAACATGTCTCTTCGGATGGCACGGGCTGAGTTTGAGCAGAAGGAGAAAATTTCAAGTCGGCGGGCAAAATGGTGTGTAAAAACGTGCACTATCTAG